The following is a genomic window from Candidatus Tectomicrobia bacterium.
TCCTCCCGGGCTCGGCCCCCTGGGAGCGGACGAAGATCTCGTACCAGGCGCCGCAGCGGCCCCGCTCCGGGACCGCCATTACCTCGAACAGGCTGGGGATCGTCACCAGATCCGGGCGCGGCTGGTGCCGCTCCACGGCCTCGAGCAGGTCCGCGAAGGAAGCCGCCTTGTAGGCCTCGCCCGGGCCCTGCGCCGTCTTCAGCGCCTCCTGCGAGGCCCGCAGGCGCACCCAGTCCGCCTCTTGCGCCTTCTCCGCCATCTCGGCGAGGAGCTGGATCCCCTCCTCGAGTTCGCCCCGCACGTCGGCGTAGCCGGCGTCCACCCGCTTCTTGAGGTCGGCCAGCCAGGAGGCGTAACGGTCGGTCCAGGCCTCGACGGCGAAGACATAGCGGCCGGGCTCGGGAAGGGGGAATTCCCCCCGCCACCAGTCGAGGCCCGGATTCACCGGCCGCATCGGCTCGGCGGAGAAGCGCTCGCCGCCCTTGCGCTTCCACTTGAGGCGGGCGCGGATGACGTCGTGGCCGTCGCGGAAGATCGTCGCCTCGACCGCGCACGCCTCTCCGGCCGGCCGCTTTACGGGGTAGCGGCCGCAGTCCAGCGACGGCGCGACCGACTCGATCAGGATGTGGCGTTCCATCCGAGTTCCCCCGCCAAGCGGAAAGCCCGATGCCCTCCCCCGACGGCGGGAGCGGATGCGACGCCGCTCGGAAATGGCGGAAGGGCCGGAACGGCGGCACAGCTCATCGGGATGACGGCGATCCGTTCGACCGCAGACTTCGATCACAGGCGACGATGGAGACGGCTCTGAACCGCGGGAAACGGCCGGGCCGCGATCGGCTCCCGCAAAAGCTGCGCCCCTTGTTGCCCGCGGCAATCCTTCCATCAGGATAGCCACATCATTTGGCCCTGACAACCGACGAGGCAAGGAGGATGGCCGGCCCGCGCTAGGATTCCCCGTCCTTGCGCAGGCACAGCAGGGCCAGCGAGCGCCCTTCGAGATCGAAGACTTCTCCGCCCTTGAGCAGGCGGTGCTTTCGCCGCCCGTTGGAGGTCCGCGTGTCCAACATGAGCTGCCACCGGATGTTCGCGCGGTGCGAGGGAACTGCGAAGGGAATGGGCTTGTAGTACGCGTTGAGGAGGATGAGGAGGGTGTCGTCCACGATCCGGTTGCCGCGGCCGTCGCGCTCGGTGATGGCGTCCCCGGCGAGGCGCAGCCCGACGCAGCGGGCCTCCGGGTTGTTCCAGTCTTCCTCCTGCATCTCGGCGCCGTCGGGCCGGAACCACACCAGGTCCCGCACCTCGGATCCCCGGATGCGCCGCCCCTGGAAGAACTTCCTCCGCCTGAGCACAGGATGCCGGTGGAAGAGCTGGATCAGGAACCGGGTGAAGTCGAGGAGCTCCTCCTTGGGATGGTCCAGGTTCCAGTCGATCCACGAGAGCTCGTTGTCCTGGCAGTAGGCGTTGTTGTTGCCGCGCTGGCTGCGGGAGATCTCGTCGCCCGCCCACAGCATCTGGACGCCCTGGGAGAGGAAGAGGGTGGCCAGGAAGTTCCGCTGCTGGCGGGCGCGCAGCTCGATGATGCCGGCGTCCTTGGTCGGGCCCTCGGCGCCGCAGTTCCAGCTCAGGTTGTCGTTGTGGCCGTCCCGGTTGCCTTCCTTGTTCGCCTCGTTGTGCTTTTCGTTGTAGCTGACCAGGTCGTGTAGCGTGAAGCCGTCGTGGCACGTGATGAAGTTGATGCTGGCGTGGGGGCGCCGTCCCGTCGCCTCGTAGAGGTCGCTGCTCCCGGTGAGGCGGTAGGCCAACTCGCCGAGCTGGCCGGAGTCCCCCCGCCAGAAGCGGCGCGCGGTGTCGCGGTATTTCCCGTTCCATTCGGCCCACAGGGTCGGGAACTGGCCCACGAGGTAGCCGCCCTCGCCCAGGTCCCACGGCTCGGCGATGAGCTTCACCTGCGAGATGACGGGGTCTTGCTGGATGATGTCGAAGAACGCCCCCAGGCGGTCCACCTCGTGCAGCTCCCGCGCGAGGGCCGACGCCAGGTCGAAGCGGAAGCCGTCCACGTGCATGTCGAGGACCCAGTACCGCAGGCTGTCCATGATGAGCTGGAGGGTGTTCGGGCTCATCATGTTCAGGGTGTTCCCGCAGCCGGTGAAGTCCATGTAGTAGCGGCGGTCGTCCGGCACGAGCCGGTAGTAGGAGGCGTTGTCGATGCCCCGGAAGCAGAGGGTAGGCCCCATGTGGTTGCCCTCGGCCGTGTGGTTGTAGACCACGTCGAGGATCACCTCGATGCCCTCGCGGTGGAAGGTCTTCACCATGCGCTTGAACTCGGTGAGCTGCTGCCCGCTATGGCCGGAGCTGGAGTAGCGGGCGTGGGGGGCGAAGAACCCGATGGAGTTGTAGCCCCAGTAATTGGCGAGCCTCTTCTCCGCCAGGTGGCGGTCGGTGACGAACTGGTGGACCGGCATCAGCTCGACCGCCGTGACGCCCAGGCCCTTGAGGTAGTCGATCACCGCCGGGCATGCGAGCCCGGCGTAGGTCCCGCGCAGTTCCTCGGGAACGCCCGGATGGCGGGCCGTGAAGCCCTTCACGTGCATCTCGTAGATAATGGTCTTGTGCCAGGGGGTGCGGAGGAGGGCGTCGCCGCCCCAGGTGAAGGCGGGGTCCACCACCACGCACTTGGGCATCCATTCGGCGTTGTCCCGCTCGTCCGGCGCGCCGTTCTCCGGCTCCCGGATCCGGTAGCCGAAGTGCTCGTCGCGCCACCGGGGCCCGCCCGTGATCGCCTTCGCGTAGGGGTCGAGGAGCAGCTTCGCCGGGTTGAAGCGGTGCCCTTCGTGCGGGGCGTATGGCCCGTGGACGCGGAATCCGTAGAAAAAGCCGGGCCGCACGTCCGGCAGGTAGCCGTGCCAGATGAAATTCGTCTGCTCCTCCAGCCGGATGCGCGCGTACTCGCGGGCGGAGCCCGGCTTCTCGAAGAGGCATAACTCGACCGCCGTGGCGTTCTCGGAGAAGAGGGCGAAGTTCACGCCCGCGCCATCCCACGTGGCCCCCAGGGGATAGGGGCTCCCGGGCCATACGTTCATGGGCGCCACTCCCGGCGGCGGGACAGAGGAAAAAAGCCGGATCGAACGGTGCAAGGCGGGATGTTCCAGAAAAACAGGCTTGATTCTAACCCAATTCCCGCGCCTCCGGAAGCCGCGCCGGCACGGCGGCGGAGCCCGCGAAAGAAGGCGAGGCCCGTAACCTTTCAAGATTCAATGGCCCGGGCCGCCCGGGGGCCGGCGTTCCCCCGGCTTGATCCGCCGCCCCTTCTTAAGTATAGAGAGAGCCTTCACGGGCCGGTCCCGGCAGCCCATCATCGAGAACGGCAGTCCGCCCAGCGGCGCGAACCGAGGCGACATTGAAGATCCTGATTACGGGCGGGGCGGGCTTCGTAGGCTCCCATCTGGCGACCCTGCTGCTCGAAAGGGGCCACGAGGTCCATCTGCTGGACGATTTCTCGACCGGCCGGCTCGAGAACCTCGGGCACATCGGGGGCAATCCGAAGCTCCATATGCACAAGGGCAGCGTCCTCGACGCCGGGCTGATCGCCCCCCTCGTCCAGGAATGCGATGAGATTTACCATTTGGCCGCGGCCGTGGGGGTCCGCCTGGTTATCGAGCGCCCCGTCGAGACCATCATGACGAACGTCCGGGGCACCGAGGTGGTGCTCGA
Proteins encoded in this region:
- the glgX gene encoding glycogen debranching protein GlgX, coding for MNVWPGSPYPLGATWDGAGVNFALFSENATAVELCLFEKPGSAREYARIRLEEQTNFIWHGYLPDVRPGFFYGFRVHGPYAPHEGHRFNPAKLLLDPYAKAITGGPRWRDEHFGYRIREPENGAPDERDNAEWMPKCVVVDPAFTWGGDALLRTPWHKTIIYEMHVKGFTARHPGVPEELRGTYAGLACPAVIDYLKGLGVTAVELMPVHQFVTDRHLAEKRLANYWGYNSIGFFAPHARYSSSGHSGQQLTEFKRMVKTFHREGIEVILDVVYNHTAEGNHMGPTLCFRGIDNASYYRLVPDDRRYYMDFTGCGNTLNMMSPNTLQLIMDSLRYWVLDMHVDGFRFDLASALARELHEVDRLGAFFDIIQQDPVISQVKLIAEPWDLGEGGYLVGQFPTLWAEWNGKYRDTARRFWRGDSGQLGELAYRLTGSSDLYEATGRRPHASINFITCHDGFTLHDLVSYNEKHNEANKEGNRDGHNDNLSWNCGAEGPTKDAGIIELRARQQRNFLATLFLSQGVQMLWAGDEISRSQRGNNNAYCQDNELSWIDWNLDHPKEELLDFTRFLIQLFHRHPVLRRRKFFQGRRIRGSEVRDLVWFRPDGAEMQEEDWNNPEARCVGLRLAGDAITERDGRGNRIVDDTLLILLNAYYKPIPFAVPSHRANIRWQLMLDTRTSNGRRKHRLLKGGEVFDLEGRSLALLCLRKDGES